In a single window of the Streptomyces sp. NBC_00094 genome:
- a CDS encoding two-component system response regulator, translating into MVQKAKILLVDDRPENLLALEAILSALDQTLVRASSGEEALKALLTDDFAVILLDVQMPGMDGFETAAHIKRRERTRDIPIIFLTAINHGPHHTFRGYAAGAVDYISKPFDPWVLRAKVSVFVELYMKNCKLREQAALLRLQLEGGTEGGHGKESAGLLAELSARLAAVEEQAEALSKQLDDDSADAAAVATAAHLERKLTGLRRALDALEPGTGAAPTLPAQA; encoded by the coding sequence ATGGTGCAGAAGGCCAAGATCCTCCTGGTCGATGACCGGCCGGAGAATCTGCTGGCGCTGGAGGCCATTCTCTCCGCGCTCGATCAGACGCTGGTGCGGGCATCGTCCGGGGAGGAAGCGCTCAAGGCGCTGCTGACGGACGACTTCGCGGTCATCCTGCTGGACGTCCAGATGCCGGGCATGGACGGGTTCGAGACCGCCGCGCACATCAAGCGGCGCGAGCGGACCCGGGACATCCCGATCATCTTCCTCACCGCCATCAACCACGGCCCCCACCACACCTTCCGGGGGTACGCGGCCGGCGCGGTCGACTACATCTCGAAGCCGTTCGACCCGTGGGTCCTGCGCGCCAAGGTCTCCGTCTTCGTCGAGCTCTACATGAAGAACTGCAAGCTGCGCGAGCAGGCCGCGCTGCTGCGGCTGCAGTTGGAGGGCGGCACGGAGGGCGGTCACGGCAAGGAGTCCGCCGGTCTGCTCGCCGAGCTCTCCGCCCGCCTCGCCGCTGTCGAGGAGCAGGCGGAAGCCCTGTCGAAGCAGCTGGACGACGACTCCGCCGACGCGGCCGCCGTCGCGACCGCCGCGCACCTGGAGCGGAAGCTGACCGGGCTGCGGCGGGCGCTTGACGCCCTGGAGCCGGGGACGGGTGCCGCGCCGACGCTGCCCGCCCAGGCCTGA